From a region of the Lactuca sativa cultivar Salinas chromosome 4, Lsat_Salinas_v11, whole genome shotgun sequence genome:
- the LOC111921512 gene encoding probable inactive leucine-rich repeat receptor-like protein kinase At3g03770: MLYCFFHILFISWGFMTSNTHALEATQSQLLLQLRKHLEYPIQLNNWENYTGDFCYLPSTLHVTIRCENNSLTQLKIMGDKDKLSNVTLFHGFAIQNQTLSDSFSIDSFVVTLVRLSTLKVLSLVSLGIWGRLPDKIHRLHSLEVLDMSSNFLFGSVPNEISRLQKLHTLTLDGNFFNESIPDWFHSLSNLTILSLKNNKLTGRFPSSITKITTITDLSLSHNQLSGKLPDLTTSSNLRLLDLRENHLDSELPLLPKGVITVLLSNNSFSGNIPAEFGKLNHLHHLDLSSNSLIGTPPSAVFVLPNITYLNLASNMLSGSLPNSINCGNKLGFVDISSNRFTGKLPSCLDTLSSNKRVVNFTGNCLFVGNGNLESDCKRHTTKKPSWGKVLWILIVVICTVICLVSFGIVLIIFRKRYHSRQTVTLHHTISKETEGIISEAGTQVAPSCRVFSMEELAEATENFDQSAFLGEGSIGKLYRGRLENGGYVAIRSLSLFKRSSIRNLKVRLDLLSKLRHPHLVSFLGYCIHDGGVEDSNSSRIFLVYEYIPNGNFRAFLSENGPERLLKWPDRLAVLIGVAKAVHFLHTGVIPASSSNRLKTNNILLDDYQIAKLSDYGMSVITGELEQFEAKGGDGPKSWRLKKLADDVYDFGFILLEALVGPIVSGKGEAFLLNEMKSFGSQDGRQRIVDPMVLTTCSQESLSIVISITNKCISPEPTNRPSFEDVLWNLQYAAQVQSTADLDQKSEGASQC; this comes from the exons ATGTTGTACTGCTTCTTTCACATACTCTTCATTTCATGGGGTTTCATGACCTCGAACACCCACGCATTAGAAGCCACTCAATCTCAACTTCTTCTTCAGCTAAGAAAGCATTTGGAGTACCCAATTCAGTTAAACAATTGGGAAAATTACACTGGTGATTTTTGTTACTTACCTTCAACTCTTCATGTCACCATCAGATGTGAAAACAACTCTCTTACGCAGCTCAAAATCATGGGAGATAAAGATAAGCTTTCAAATGTCACTCTCTTTCATGGGTTTGCAATTCAAAATCAAACATTATCCGACTCTTTCTCCATTGATTCTTTTGTTGTTACTTTAGTTAGATTATCGACATTGAAGGTTCTTAGCTTAGTATCCTTGGGAATTTGGGGAAGACTtcctgataaaatccatagaCTCCATTCACTTGAAGTCTTGGATATGAGCTCAAATTTTTTGTTTGGTTCTGTTCCAAATGAGATTTCAAGATTACAAAAGCTTCATACGTTAACATTAGATGGAAATTTCTTCAATGAATCTATCCCTGACTGGTTCCATTCCTTATCAAATCTTACCATTTTGAGCTTAAAGAACAACAAATTAACGGGTCGTTTTCCTTCTTCAATTACCAAGATCACAACAATTACAGATTTGTCTCTTTCACACAATCAACTTTCTGGTAAATTACCCGATTTAACTACTTCATCTAATCTACGTTTACTAGATTTGAGGGAAAATCATCTAGATTCTGAACTTCCATTGTTGCCTAAAGGAGTGATTACAGTTCTTCTAAGCAATAACTCGTTTTCTGGTAACATTCCTGCGGAATTTGGAAAACTTAACCACCTTCACCATCTCGACCTGTCATCCAACTCACTGATCGGAACACCCCCATCTGCTGTATTTGTTTTGCCAAACATCACCTATCTCAATCTAGCATCCAATATGCTAAGTGGGTCTCTTCCGAATTCAATCAACTGTGGAAACAAATTAGGGTTTGTTGATATTTCTAGCAATAGGTTTACGGGTAAACTTCCTTCTTGTTTGGACACGCTATCTAGTAATAAGCGAGTTGTGAATTTCACTGGGAATTGCTTGTTTGTGGGCAATGGAAACCTAGAATCTGATTGCAAAAGACACACGACAAAGAAACCATCTTGGGGTAAAGTTTTATGGATTTTAATTGTTGTCATTTGTACGGTGATCTGCTTGGTATCATTCGGGATCGTGCTCATAATCTTTCGCAAAAGATATCATTCAAGACAGACAGTCACGCTACACCACACGATATCAAAAGAAACCGAAGGGATCATATCCGAAGCAGGGACACAAGTCGCTCCTTCATGTCGAGTCTTTTCCATGGAAGAATTAGCAGAGGCTACAGAAAACTTTGATCAATCGGCATTTTTGGGTGAAGGGTCTATCGGAAAG CTTTACAGGGGAAGGCTAGAAAATGGAGGCTATGTTGCTATACGATCGCTATCATTATTCAAAAGATCTTCAATTCGGAACTTGAAAGTCCGATTGGATTTGCTTTCAAAGCTTCGACACCCACATTTAGTTAGCTTCTTGGGGTATTGCATTCACGATGGTGGAGTAGAAGATTCGAATTCTAGCAGAATCTTCCTGGTGTACGAGTACATTCCTAATGGAAACTTCCGAGCTTTTCTCTCAG AAAATGGTCCAGAAAGACTCCTGAAATGGCCAGATCGATTAGCAGTTCTTATAGGTGTGGCGAAAGCTGTACACTTTCTGCATACAGGAGTGATCCCTGCTTCTTCAAGTAATCGTCTGAAGACAAACAACATATTGCTTGATGATTATCAGATTGCAAAGCTGAGTGACTATGGAATGTCGGTCATCACTGGAGAGCTAGAACAGTTTGAG GCAAAGGGAGGAGATGGACCCAAATCATG GCGTTTAAAGAAGTTGGCAGACGATGTATATGATTTTGGTTTCATTTTGCTTGAAGCACTTGTGGGGCCTATAGTAAGCGGGAAAGGGGAAGCATTTTTGCTAAATGAAATG AAATCTTTTGGAAGCCAAGATGGAAGGCAGAGGATTGTGGATCCGATGGTGTTAACAACATGCTCTCAGGAGTCTTTATCGATTGTGATATCCATCACAAACAAGTGTATATCACCAGAACCAACAAACAGGCCGTCATTTGAGGATGTGTTGTGGAACTTGCAGTATGCAGCTCAAGTACAGTCAACGGCTGATCTTGACCAGAAATCAGAAGGTGCATCACAGTGTTGA